A region of Siniperca chuatsi isolate FFG_IHB_CAS linkage group LG23, ASM2008510v1, whole genome shotgun sequence DNA encodes the following proteins:
- the si:dkey-14d8.1 gene encoding zinc finger protein 354C gives MEKRSDTTGVGGALPLASLRLMASPLQLTYSYIWQVIRQRDVKQYGKVEEFVTMVTQTVPEVMSFKQTAQLLLGLRARIILDLIHKEGPPDSRAIQTLINKLKVSASSGKDSEVEKSQMNFMVLVQNLLKNPSERKHFFQEVFPVQYGTKFDTALQALTAGLVCKLEQLLPVPNLSQLGAMISTEPTVLEACGGFIPDPGDLKTLLLHQQAKGLLGVKATISSSVGDCVLASLAFRPKPVEPPPPPPESPKRLEVTLNQTSPASLSDTEDLGVMSDDSDSPAAPATGPQGRGRYSHKTADSSAAKGKSVTTTAQRENLVQEKSCTQEQPATTPQIRGEDGAPAAPEKPEVQRGLPLKSIPFRVVQVPIKSASTIQNAGSAGTKDGQKPQTQRVTLHQWVSQIATNSLSLPALPPLPPARLSARDDMKPSIRRKKQIRPPADRFTCGVCDKSFPYQSKLMDHERIHTGEKPFLCTACNKSFRTQAFLNNHLKTHSTVRPYACGQCGKCFTKLQSLTKHMLAHSGQKPFYCNICNKGFTQSTYFKRHMECHTSQMTFPCKHCNKSFPTAFKLSNHERWHTRDRPHMCERCGKRFLVPSLLKRHMGYHIGDRQYLCSQCGKTFVYLSDLKRHQQDHVPKAKIPCPVCQKKFSSKYCLRVHLRIHTRERPYRCSICDKSFTQVGNLKVHIRLHTNERPFSCDVCGKTYKLASHLNVHKRTHTCKKPWTCDTCGKGFSVPGLLKKHEQLHTRDANPDFSGKRRHRGKHKKHSLKRKYDEEDEGSDDY, from the exons ATGGAGAAACGCTCTGATACTACAG GTGTTGGAGGTGCCCTTCCCCTGGCCTCCCTTCGCTTGATGGCTtcccctctgcagctgacataCTCGTACATATGGCAGGTCATACGGCAGAGAGACGTGAAGCAGTATGGGAAAGTGGAGGAGTTTGTGACCATGGTGACGCAAACTGTTCCTGAGGTCATGAGTTTCAAGCAGACTGCTCAGCTCCTCTTGGGGTTGAGAGCAAGG ATCATTTTGGATTTGATTCACAAAGAGGGCCCACCAGATTCCAGGGCTATTCAAACTCTAATAAATAAGTTGAAGGTCTCTGCATCTTCAGGG AAGGACTCAGAAGTGGAGAAATCTCAAATGAACTTCATGGTGCTGGTCCAGAATCTGCTTAAAAACCCGTCTGAGAGGAAGCATTTTTTCCAG gAAGTGTTCCCTGTTCAGTACGGCACAAAGTTCGATACAGCGCTGCAGGCTCTGACTGCAGGTCTGGTTTGCAAGCTGGAGCAACTTCTTCCTGTTCCCAATCTCTCCCAG CTTGGTGCCATGATCTCAACGGAGCCCACTGTCCTGGAGGCGTGTGGAGGCTTCATCCCTGACCCTGGGGACCTGAAGACTCTCCTACTGCACCAGCAGGCCAAGGGACTCCTTGGTGTTAAAG CAACCATCTCGTCCTCAGTGGGCGACTGTGTGCTCGCTTCACTCGCCTTCCGGCCCAAACCAGTagaaccaccaccaccaccaccagaaTCACCGAAGCGATTAGAGGTTACCCTCAACCAAACAAGCCCAGCCTCCCTCAGTGACACAGAAGACTTAGGAGTGATGTCAGATGACTCTGACAGCCCAGCAGCCCCTGCTACTGGACCACAGGGGAGAGGGCGATACAGTCATaaaacagctgacagcagcGCTGCAAAGGGAAAGAGTGTCACGACAACAGCCCAGAGGGAGAACTTGGTACAAGAGAAGAGTTGTACACAGGAACAGCCTGCCACAACTCCACAAATCAGAGGAGAAGATGGAGCACCAGCAGCACCAGAGAAACCAGAAGTACAGCGGGGGCTGCCCTTGAAATCAATCCCTTTCAGGGTAGTTCAAGTACCGATCAAAAGCGCTTCCACCATACAGAATGCAGGCAGTGCAGGAACAAAGGACGGCCAAAAGCCCCAAACTCAGCGAGTCACATTGCATCAGTGGGTGTCACAGATTGCCACCAACTCGCTCTCACTCCCAGCCCTGCCACCACTTCCTCCAGCCAGGTTGAGCGCAAGGGATGACATGAAGCCAAGcataagaagaaaaaagcaaattaGGCCTCCAGCTGACAGATTCACCTGCGGTGTGTGCGACAAGAGCTTCCCTTATCAGTCCAAGCTAATGGACCACGAGCGCATTCATACAGGAGAGAAGCCTTTCCTGTGCACGGCATGCAACAAAAGCTTCAGAACGCAGGCGTTCCTCAACAACCACCTGAAAACCCACAGCACGGTGCGTCCTTATGCTTGCGGCCAGTGCGGCAAGTGTTTCACCAAATTGCAGAGCTTGACGAAGCACATGCTGGCCCACAGTGGCCAAAAGCCCTTCTACTGCAACATCTGCAACAAGGGCTTCACGCAGTCCACCTATTTCAAAAGACACATGGAGTGCCACACGAGCCAGATGACGTTCCCCTGCAAGCACTGCAACAAAAGCTTCCCAACGGCTTTCAAGCTGTCGAACCACGAGCGCTGGCACACCAGAGATCGTCCTCACATGTGCGAGCGTTGCGGGAAGAGGTTCCTCGTCCCCAGCTTGTTGAAGAGACACATGGGCTACCACATCGGTGACCGCCAGTATCTCTGCTCCCAGTGTGGAAAGACCTTCGTCTATTTGTCTGACCTGAAGAGGCACCAGCAAGACCACGTGCCCAAAGCTAAGATCCCATGCCCCGTTTGCCAAAAGAAGTTCTCTAGCAAGTACTGCCTGAGGGTTCACCTGAGGATCCACACCAGAGAGAGACCCTACCGGTGCTCCATATGTGACAAGAGCTTCACTCAGGTCGGGAATCTGAAGGTCCACATCAGATTACACACCAACGAGCGCCCGTTCAGCTGTGATGTGTGCGGGAAGACCTACAAGTTGGCGTCCCATCTGAACGTCCACAAAAGGACTCATACGTGCAAGAAGCCCTGGACGTGCGACACGTGCGGGAAGGGATTCTCCGTCCCCGGCCTTCTTAAGAAGCACGAGCAGTTGCATACGAGGGACGCTAACCCCGACTTCTCTGGTAAACGGAGACACAGGGGTAAGCACAAGAAGCACTCCCTAAAGAGGAAGTATGACGAGGAAGACGAGGGTAGCGATGATTATtaa